In a single window of the Geotrypetes seraphini chromosome 11, aGeoSer1.1, whole genome shotgun sequence genome:
- the LOC117368990 gene encoding melanin-concentrating hormone receptor 1-like, with product MPTVFGVICLLGIMGNSMVICTVLKKFKLRCSNSSSVPDIFILNLSIVDLLFLLGMPFLIHQLLGNGMWHFGGTMCTIITALDTNSQFTSTYILTAMSIDRYLATVYPFTSARYRKPRVAVVIICILWVLSLLSITPVWMYARLILLPGEVIGCGIRLPNPESDIYWYTLYQFFLAFAIPFTVISVAYRRILLRMASSQALTTHRSAKIRTKKVTRIAITICLVFFICWAPFYVLQLVQLAMNQPTLPFHYAYSVAISMGYANSCLNPFIYIILCDTFRKRLVVSVRPAADQPHSTVRTRPRSDPPSGGGQPLLQLVPISTES from the coding sequence ATGCCAACTGTGTTTGGCGTCATCTGCTTACTGGGCATAATGGGAAACAGCATGGTTATATGCACCGTCCTTAAGAAATTCAAACTCCgatgcagcaacagcagcagcgttCCCGATATCTTTATACTTAACCTCTCCATAGTCGATCTACTCTTTCTTCTTGGCATGCCCTTTCTCATCCACCAGCTCCTCGGCAACGGCATGTGGCATTTCGGAGGCACCATGTGCACCATCATCACGGCTCTGGATACCAACAGCCAGTTCACCAGCACCTACATCCTAACAGCGATGTCCATTGATCGCTACCTAGCCACAGTTTACCCCTTTACGTCAGCTAGGTACAGGAAGCCCAGAGTAGCGGTGGTGATCATCTGTATCTTATGGGTGCTCTCCTTGTTAAGTATTACTCCAGTCTGGATGTATGCCAGGCTGATACTCTTACCAGGAGAGGTTATTGGATGTGGAATTCGCCTGCCTAACCCTGAAAGTGATATTTACTGGTATACTCTCTAtcagttctttcttgctttcgcTATTCCCTTCACTGTGATCTCAGTGGCTTATAGAAGGATTCTTCTAAGAATGGCTTCCTCTCAAGCACTAACCACCCACAGGAGTGCTAAGATAAGGACAAAGAAAGTGACCAGGATAGCTATAACAATCTGCTTGGTCTTTTTCATTTGCTGGGCTCCATTTTATGTCCTGCAGCTGGTTCAGTTGGCCATGAACCAACCTACATTACCTTTTCACTATGCTTACAGTGTGGCAATTAGCATGGGGTATGCCAACAGCTGCCTAAATCCATTCATTTATATTATCCTTTGTGACACCTTTAGGAAAAGACTTGTTGTCTCTGTTAGACCAGCAGCGGATCAGCCACATAGCACAGTCCGAACTCGACCTCGTAGCGATCCGCCCTCTGGAGGCGGTCAGCCGCTACTGCAGCTTGTGCCCATCTCCACCGAAAGCTAG